The window ATCGGCCTGCCCGACCTCGCCTTCCTCGCGCTGCTGCTGTTCGTCGTGCGCCCGCTGGCGGTGCTGCTCAGCACGGTCGGCACGACGCTGACCTTCCGCGAACGGCTTCTGTGCGGCTGGATCGCGCCGCGCGGCGTGGTCGCCGTCGCCGTCTCCGGCCTGTTCGCCGCGACGATGACGGACCTGGGGGTCGATGACGCGGCGCGGCTCGTCCCCCTCGCCTTCCTCGTCGTCTTTGCGACCGTGATCCTGCACGGCTTCACCATCCAGCCGCTTGCCCGCCTGCTCGGCCTCGCCAAGAAGGAGCCCGACGGCGTGATGATCGTCGGCAATTCGGCCTGGGCGACCGCGCTCGCCCGGCGCATCAAGGAGATGGAGATCCCCGTGATGATCGCGGACGCCAACTGGAACCGTCTGCGCGAGGCGCGCGAGGCTGGCATCCCCACCTATTACGGCGAGATCCTTGCGGAGGCGGCCGAGCACAAGATCGACTTCGGCCGCTATGGCGCGCTGATCGCGGCGACCGACAACGACGCCTACAACAGCCTCGTCTGCACCGACTTCGGACCGGAGATCGGGCGTGGCAACGTCTTCCAGATCGGCCGCGCCCGCCGCGGCGAGGACGATCGCAACGCCCTGCCTGCGACCATCGGCGGCCAGCCCCTGTTCGAGGGTGGCGCAGGCTTCAGCGACCTGCGCCTGCGCATGGGCGAGGGCTGGGACTTCTCGCGCACGAAGCTGACCGGGGAATATGGCATCGAGGATTTCCTCGCCGCCCGCGGCGAGGATGCGGCGATCCTCCTGCTGCTGAAGGTTTCGGGCAAGGTGGTGATCGGCGCGAAGGCCGCCACCGCTCAGGCCGAGGCCGGCGACATCCTCCTCAGCTTCGGCCCGAAGCCGGCGGAACAGCCGGAAAGCTGACCCCTTGATCCGCCCTTATGGCGCGGCGCTTGCATTGGTTAACGCCTGCCGGCGCGCGCCTGCCCGGGATTCCCGCCTCACGGCCCGGAAATCCTGAGAATGGGCGCACGCGGGCGAAGGGCGGACCCTGAAAAGAACACTGACGTCATCGTCAAGTTTTTTGCCGGGCAGAGCGGCAAGAGGGTCCGGGGGAACGGGCGTCAGGTGCGGCAAGGCCAGACCGGCGCCCTTGCGAGGGACAGGCAGGCGATGACGACATTCGGCACTTTCCTGCGGCGCGGCACGATTGCGATTGCGGCCGCATCCGTGCTTCTGGCGGCAGGCGCGGCGCAGGCGGCGGTGATGCTCACCGATTCCACCGTATTCTCGTCCAACGAGACGGGCGAGAACTGGAACGGGATGATCTGGGACACGCAGAGCCCGCCGGCGGATTTCCGCAACATCTGGAACATGTACTACTCCAGCTCGTCCGACCCGCTGAACCCCGTGTTCCTAAACGGCGGCGGAACGGACCCGGGCATCTCCATCGACATGACGCCCGGCACCCATTCCTTCGTGATCTTCGGCGAGGGATTTACCGCGCCGGTGGATCCGCGCCAGCACTTCGTTCTCAACCTTTATTTCCAGGGCAACCAGGGCGCGCCCGACATCTCCGGCCTCTACGGGCCGACCTGCCCCACGGTCTGCGCGGCATCGAGCTGGAACGGCCTCGACCTCTTCGGCACCTCGGGTCTCGGCGGGAACGCCAACGCGCAGGAGGCCGGCACGCTGATGGTCCTCGCGGGCGGTCTGGAGATCACCCTGGAACATTTCACCTGGGCCATCGACACCCGGGTCGACCAGGTCTGGGAGCAGTATGCCGGCGACTACTTCGGCCAGTACAGCGGCAGGCCCGACTTCGTGGGCGAGGTCCGGATCAGGGTGCGCAGCACCGTGCCGGAGCCGCAGACGCTCGCCCTCCTCGGCCTCGGCCTGCTCGGCGCGGGCCTGATCGCCATGCGGCGGCGCAGCGCCTAGCCGTAGGCCGCCTCCAGCAGCGCCAGGATCTCGCCCGCGTCCCCGAAGGGGCGCGGGTTCGTCCGCACCCAGAGGTT is drawn from Futiania mangrovi and contains these coding sequences:
- a CDS encoding PEP-CTERM sorting domain-containing protein — its product is MTTFGTFLRRGTIAIAAASVLLAAGAAQAAVMLTDSTVFSSNETGENWNGMIWDTQSPPADFRNIWNMYYSSSSDPLNPVFLNGGGTDPGISIDMTPGTHSFVIFGEGFTAPVDPRQHFVLNLYFQGNQGAPDISGLYGPTCPTVCAASSWNGLDLFGTSGLGGNANAQEAGTLMVLAGGLEITLEHFTWAIDTRVDQVWEQYAGDYFGQYSGRPDFVGEVRIRVRSTVPEPQTLALLGLGLLGAGLIAMRRRSA
- a CDS encoding cation:proton antiporter, with amino-acid sequence MDAIALQIGLIGILGIGAQWIAWRWQIPAIVLLMAAGLVAGPVTGLVSPEAVFGDLLRPLIGLAVAIILFEGGLTLNFAEIRETTRAVRRIVILGAPLSWGLLFLAAHYVAGLSAPAAAVFSGIMVVTGPTVIMPLLRQAKLPARPASFLRWEAILVDPVGALFAVFAYETVLLLNAGHGSAEALLARGALALAVAFAVGIGLGRLLIWAFIRGHVPEYLKAAVLLIAVLVAFEATNHVLEEAGLLTVTVMGVVIGNSNIASFNEIRRFKEIMTVLLVSGIFVILTATVTLDDMARIGLPDLAFLALLLFVVRPLAVLLSTVGTTLTFRERLLCGWIAPRGVVAVAVSGLFAATMTDLGVDDAARLVPLAFLVVFATVILHGFTIQPLARLLGLAKKEPDGVMIVGNSAWATALARRIKEMEIPVMIADANWNRLREAREAGIPTYYGEILAEAAEHKIDFGRYGALIAATDNDAYNSLVCTDFGPEIGRGNVFQIGRARRGEDDRNALPATIGGQPLFEGGAGFSDLRLRMGEGWDFSRTKLTGEYGIEDFLAARGEDAAILLLLKVSGKVVIGAKAATAQAEAGDILLSFGPKPAEQPES